In one Pirellulales bacterium genomic region, the following are encoded:
- a CDS encoding PAS domain S-box protein, with protein sequence DRTGSVQALRDSEARMRAVVENMPFMMCALAQVPDFSQARPQLDFVVWNPECERVSGYSATEIVGNPRAQELISPSAEHHQSAVREWETLGNYFRDQAWPLRTKDGTVRTVAWSNLSGRFPIPGWGSWGVGVDVTEQVEAHAALERAHTELEQRVATRTAELVSANKRLRQEIGARQLVEDQLLQQTRILRAILDSIGDGVAVADAAGQFLLFNKAAERILGNGAVDAPPQDWPSIYGLYMPDKTTPYPHTQLPLVRAIRGESTVDVPLYLDRVGGPSGVWLSISGCPLKDETGKLRGGVAVFRDITERRLAHEQLQAEQRLLQQMLLAHERDRQLLAYEIHDGFVQDVTGARLHLEAYYQQRERNPARADEEFQRVLRLLRTTIDDARRAISGLRPPILDEQGIVAAIEYLINEQVGAGPLQVDFRHRIDAKHMNSLLEGTIYRMVQEALNNIRRHSGAERAEVTLTQEGHRLSLEVRDYGAGFDASQVVENRFGLEGIRERARLLRGKARVESVPGKGTRVFVELPVTYPLRQGIRKTDA encoded by the coding sequence TCGATCGCACCGGCTCGGTGCAAGCGCTGCGCGACAGCGAAGCGCGGATGCGGGCGGTCGTTGAGAACATGCCGTTCATGATGTGCGCGCTGGCGCAGGTGCCCGATTTTTCGCAAGCGCGGCCGCAGTTGGATTTTGTAGTCTGGAATCCCGAATGCGAACGTGTCAGCGGTTACAGCGCCACGGAGATCGTGGGCAATCCGCGCGCTCAAGAACTGATCTCACCCAGCGCCGAACATCATCAGTCGGCGGTGCGCGAGTGGGAGACTTTGGGCAACTACTTTCGCGATCAGGCGTGGCCGCTGCGCACCAAGGACGGCACGGTGCGGACGGTGGCATGGTCGAATCTTTCGGGGCGTTTTCCCATCCCCGGCTGGGGCAGTTGGGGCGTGGGCGTCGATGTCACCGAGCAAGTGGAGGCCCATGCCGCGCTTGAACGCGCTCACACCGAGTTGGAGCAGCGCGTCGCCACGCGAACGGCCGAACTGGTATCCGCCAACAAACGGCTGCGGCAGGAGATTGGCGCGCGGCAATTAGTGGAAGATCAATTGCTGCAACAAACGCGCATCTTGCGCGCGATCTTGGATAGCATCGGCGATGGGGTGGCAGTGGCGGACGCTGCGGGTCAGTTTCTACTTTTCAACAAGGCCGCAGAGCGCATTTTGGGAAATGGCGCCGTCGACGCGCCTCCGCAGGATTGGCCGAGTATTTACGGGCTGTACATGCCCGACAAGACTACTCCCTATCCACACACGCAATTGCCGCTGGTGCGCGCGATCCGCGGTGAATCGACCGTGGATGTGCCGTTGTATTTAGACCGGGTCGGCGGACCCAGCGGCGTTTGGTTGAGCATCAGCGGCTGCCCACTCAAGGACGAGACGGGAAAGCTGCGTGGCGGCGTGGCAGTTTTTCGCGACATCACCGAGCGGCGACTGGCGCACGAGCAGCTTCAGGCGGAGCAGCGGCTCTTACAACAGATGCTCTTGGCCCATGAGCGCGACCGCCAACTTTTGGCCTACGAAATCCACGATGGCTTCGTGCAAGACGTGACCGGCGCGCGTCTGCACCTGGAAGCATATTATCAGCAGCGCGAGCGCAACCCGGCGCGCGCCGATGAGGAATTTCAGCGCGTGCTGCGGTTGCTCCGCACCACCATCGACGACGCGCGCCGCGCCATTAGCGGCTTGCGGCCCCCGATTCTCGACGAGCAAGGGATCGTGGCGGCGATCGAATACCTGATCAACGAGCAGGTCGGCGCCGGGCCGCTACAGGTCGACTTTCGCCATCGCATCGACGCCAAGCACATGAATTCGCTGCTCGAAGGGACGATTTATCGCATGGTCCAGGAAGCCTTGAACAACATTCGCCGGCACTCCGGCGCCGAGCGAGCCGAAGTGACTCTGACTCAGGAGGGACATCGCCTTTCTTTGGAAGTGCGCGATTATGGCGCCGGTTTCGACGCTAGCCAGGTCGTCGAGAACCGCTTTGGACTGGAAGGCATCCGCGAGCGCGCACGGCTGTTGCGCGGCAAAGCGCGGGTGGAAAGCGTGCCCGGCAAGGGAACGCGCGTGTTCGTTGAGCTTCCGGTCACCTATCCGCTTCGCCAGGGGATCAGAAAGACAGACGCATGA
- a CDS encoding response regulator transcription factor, whose product MTTRVMIVDDHEVVRSGLKALLIDKDIVVVGEAASGNEAVRLARELQPQVVLMDVRMEDGDGLTALAELHKHQPETAVLILSTYDNPTYIARAVSLGAHGYLLKGSSGDDIVAAIRRAAAGDSLWSREDLRRVSGSLPNHEPDVEVALTKRESEVLRQIALGLTNKEIAQALRISYETVKEHVQHVLRKIGVSDRTQAAVWAVRRGLV is encoded by the coding sequence ATGACGACGCGCGTGATGATCGTTGACGACCACGAAGTGGTGCGATCGGGTCTGAAAGCCTTGCTGATCGACAAGGACATCGTTGTCGTGGGCGAAGCCGCCAGTGGCAACGAGGCCGTGCGCCTCGCGCGCGAGCTACAGCCCCAGGTGGTGTTAATGGACGTGCGCATGGAAGACGGCGATGGGCTGACGGCGCTCGCTGAGCTACATAAGCATCAGCCAGAAACCGCCGTGCTGATCTTGTCGACCTATGACAACCCCACCTACATCGCGCGCGCCGTGTCGCTGGGCGCGCACGGCTATTTGCTCAAGGGCTCAAGCGGCGACGACATTGTGGCGGCCATTCGCCGCGCCGCTGCGGGAGACTCGCTGTGGTCGCGTGAAGATTTGCGCCGCGTGTCGGGCTCTTTGCCCAACCACGAGCCGGATGTCGAGGTAGCGCTCACCAAGCGCGAGTCCGAAGTGCTGCGCCAGATCGCGCTGGGGCTGACAAACAAGGAAATCGCCCAAGCGCTGCGCATCAGTTACGAAACGGTCAAGGAGCATGTACAACATGTGCTCCGCAAGATCGGAGTTTCGGATCGCACGCAAGCGGCCGTATGGGCTGTTCGCCGCGGTCTCGTCTAG